In Candidatus Omnitrophota bacterium, one genomic interval encodes:
- the rpsJ gene encoding 30S ribosomal protein S10, which translates to MAQKEQQQKIRIKLMAYDHRLLDLSAEEIVETAKRTGANVAGPIPLPTKREVFTVLRSPHVDKKSREQFQIKTHKRILDIVNPTSKTIDALKKLDLPAGVYVEIK; encoded by the coding sequence ATGGCACAGAAAGAACAGCAGCAAAAAATCAGGATAAAGCTAATGGCCTATGACCACAGGTTACTGGACCTGTCGGCAGAGGAGATAGTCGAGACGGCAAAGCGTACCGGAGCGAATGTAGCAGGCCCGATACCGCTTCCGACGAAGCGCGAGGTATTTACGGTATTAAGATCTCCGCACGTTGACAAAAAGTCGAGAGAGCAGTTTCAGATCAAGACGCATAAAAGGATTCTCGACATAGTGAATCCGACCTCGAAGACTATAGACGCGCTTAAAAAGCTGGATCTTCCGGCCGGCGTGTATGTGGAGATAAAGTAA
- the tuf gene encoding elongation factor Tu (EF-Tu; promotes GTP-dependent binding of aminoacyl-tRNA to the A-site of ribosomes during protein biosynthesis; when the tRNA anticodon matches the mRNA codon, GTP hydrolysis results; the inactive EF-Tu-GDP leaves the ribosome and release of GDP is promoted by elongation factor Ts; many prokaryotes have two copies of the gene encoding EF-Tu), giving the protein PGDNVAVEVVLITPIAMEKELRFAIREGGHTVGAGVVTEIIE; this is encoded by the coding sequence GCCCGGAGATAACGTCGCGGTAGAAGTAGTATTAATTACTCCCATAGCCATGGAAAAAGAGCTGAGGTTCGCCATAAGAGAAGGCGGACACACAGTCGGCGCAGGAGTTGTAACGGAAATAATAGAGTAA
- the rplC gene encoding 50S ribosomal protein L3, with protein sequence MMVGILGRKIGMTQIFDETGRITPVTLIEAGPCHVIQVKTKETDGYNAIQVGFNEQKPRLVKKPEAGHFKKAGVNVLKFIKEIRLADVSSYKIGQKIEADLFAKGDFVDVVGTSIGKGFQGGMKRWNWKGGPGGHGSMFHRAVGSIQSGARLGRVTKGHHLPGHLGVERITVQNLEIMKVDKENNLLVIKGAVPGHKNSYLMVKESKKMPKGYIKHKVVVQTPKKGAKGPGGGQAAAKKK encoded by the coding sequence ATCATGGTAGGAATACTCGGCAGAAAAATAGGCATGACCCAGATATTTGATGAGACCGGCAGGATAACGCCAGTTACTCTCATTGAAGCGGGTCCTTGCCACGTAATACAGGTAAAGACAAAAGAGACCGATGGCTATAACGCTATACAGGTCGGTTTTAATGAACAGAAGCCAAGGCTTGTTAAAAAGCCCGAGGCGGGACATTTCAAAAAAGCCGGTGTAAATGTTCTGAAATTTATCAAGGAGATAAGACTGGCTGACGTGTCGAGCTATAAGATCGGGCAGAAGATCGAGGCGGATCTTTTCGCGAAAGGCGATTTTGTTGATGTAGTAGGTACGTCAATAGGCAAGGGCTTCCAGGGCGGCATGAAGAGATGGAATTGGAAGGGCGGTCCGGGAGGGCATGGCTCGATGTTTCACAGAGCCGTCGGATCCATACAATCCGGAGCCAGGCTGGGAAGAGTTACAAAAGGTCATCACCTGCCAGGACACTTGGGAGTCGAGAGGATTACAGTTCAGAACCTTGAAATTATGAAGGTCGATAAAGAAAATAATCTTTTGGTTATTAAGGGCGCGGTGCCCGGGCACAAGAATAGCTACCTGATGGTAAAAGAGTCCAAGAAGATGCCCAAAGGTTATATAAAGCATAAGGTTGTTGTCCAGACACCTAAAAAAGGCGCTAAGGGCCCGGGCGGCGGGCAGGCAGCAGCCAAAAAGAAATAA